In a single window of the Prevotella melaninogenica genome:
- a CDS encoding choice-of-anchor J domain-containing protein, with protein sequence MKNFYLSAKLFVSLCLAGFTNTAYAQNEAPRVVIPFDQATEKATVELLEDPFFYSFNDGKPTHWATAGTVTQLKAGDRYSSDTGFGVGIETAANVEGYLKQVIDLNRAGKEVVQGDELECLVHYSTIESKRLEGPFRLALRWLDVAGNELVSTEKDFINNPDIYFGRMKAYGDLKFRTVCPAGAVKLEFTLLVAPGSLVRMDDFSVLRLADKDKTPLVAILPQYRTMMGEVGQPTTFPIALQGMHLSADQTPNFGGTMSSSVMKLDVEKLPKNGTVKANLTITPQVAGVYVGSNTYKLRFSGADEDNSGSLNLTGYFKRAGTTPTITLKANQQVREMKAAPGKTDEQQLDFDIKDVITNVNLALKHDANSPFRIDVGQYYYATSSGKLYHRPVKVTFAPRKAGVYEAELRVSSVLADTLVIKLKGVSEAATSADLVESFTENRTMDGRFTGDAWKGYHKFDLGYWKLNGKWNSKSNVTLIAKDTLYYDELIANGVNTLQLTPASSAAKCTAEYSIDGGGHWKSLTVGDGEGKYVVGTHRPTLVRFVSSESVEVQSVTITPNTIDEREAFDKIEEVMLKDADSEPLAVLNETFSDLRHTRILGLKGWQNLTVRGERPFYAWKQKNADQSVVENEVAQISFLKYGVEDRREHESWLISPTLSYKNAQSKDLTFSLMYRNQTTNGEELFGFYIITEKDGKATPYFLDISEYVPAGVKLESDMWFDYRIDLSKVEGLTIEDKFHVAFSYYSPVGGNATSLNFMLDDVTFGRTDLPELSVDNDFIQFVFRPGQEMTPQPLNIYSNRTTAPVTITLAPSTQKKYFKLSSEKLPLEGGALAVGFKSNDSKTHAAALLVQTRGAEPIIVKLLAQPITAGISNVAGGDEDALLPVVSGSELTVNGKYQKYQLFSTDGSLLQQGGYQQRIDLSGVQPKVFILKLSTDEGVKSFTLKR encoded by the coding sequence ATGAAGAATTTTTACTTATCTGCAAAGCTGTTTGTAAGCCTTTGTTTAGCTGGTTTTACAAATACAGCGTACGCTCAAAATGAAGCACCTCGAGTAGTTATACCTTTTGATCAGGCTACTGAGAAGGCTACGGTAGAGTTGTTAGAGGATCCTTTTTTCTATTCATTTAATGATGGTAAGCCTACGCATTGGGCTACAGCAGGAACTGTTACGCAGTTGAAAGCTGGTGATCGATACAGTAGTGATACTGGTTTCGGTGTTGGTATTGAGACAGCTGCCAATGTTGAGGGATACCTTAAGCAGGTGATTGACCTTAATCGTGCGGGAAAGGAGGTAGTGCAAGGCGATGAGTTGGAATGCCTTGTACATTATAGTACAATAGAGAGTAAGCGGTTAGAAGGTCCATTCCGTCTTGCTTTGCGCTGGTTGGATGTAGCTGGCAACGAACTTGTCTCTACAGAAAAAGACTTTATCAATAATCCTGACATCTACTTTGGACGTATGAAAGCATACGGAGATTTGAAGTTTCGTACGGTTTGTCCAGCAGGAGCAGTGAAGTTAGAGTTTACTCTTTTGGTAGCTCCAGGAAGTCTGGTTCGCATGGACGATTTCAGTGTGTTACGTTTGGCAGACAAGGATAAGACGCCGCTTGTAGCCATTCTTCCACAGTATCGTACGATGATGGGTGAGGTAGGGCAGCCTACAACCTTCCCTATCGCATTACAGGGTATGCATCTTAGTGCTGATCAGACACCAAACTTTGGGGGTACTATGTCTTCTTCTGTAATGAAGTTAGATGTTGAAAAATTACCAAAGAACGGAACTGTTAAAGCTAATCTGACGATTACCCCACAGGTCGCAGGTGTTTATGTGGGTAGTAATACCTATAAACTCCGCTTCTCAGGTGCCGATGAAGATAACAGTGGATCACTTAATTTGACAGGTTACTTCAAGCGAGCTGGAACAACACCAACGATTACACTAAAGGCAAATCAGCAGGTTCGTGAGATGAAAGCAGCGCCTGGTAAGACTGATGAACAGCAACTTGACTTTGATATTAAAGATGTTATTACGAATGTAAACCTTGCTTTGAAGCATGATGCAAATTCTCCTTTCCGTATTGACGTGGGGCAGTATTACTATGCGACAAGTTCTGGTAAGCTCTATCACCGTCCTGTAAAGGTGACCTTCGCACCACGTAAAGCAGGGGTATATGAGGCTGAATTAAGAGTCTCAAGTGTCTTGGCAGATACGTTGGTTATCAAACTCAAGGGTGTTTCTGAAGCAGCTACTTCAGCTGATTTAGTTGAGAGTTTCACGGAAAATCGTACGATGGATGGTCGCTTTACAGGTGATGCGTGGAAGGGCTATCATAAGTTTGACTTAGGTTATTGGAAACTTAATGGTAAGTGGAATAGTAAAAGTAATGTTACACTGATAGCAAAGGATACGCTCTATTATGATGAATTGATTGCTAATGGTGTTAATACGCTTCAGTTGACTCCTGCGAGTAGTGCTGCAAAATGTACTGCTGAATATTCTATTGATGGTGGTGGTCACTGGAAATCACTTACAGTAGGTGATGGTGAGGGTAAATATGTTGTAGGTACTCATCGCCCTACACTTGTACGCTTTGTATCTTCAGAGAGTGTAGAAGTTCAGAGTGTTACGATTACTCCAAATACAATAGATGAGCGTGAAGCATTTGATAAGATAGAAGAAGTAATGTTGAAAGATGCAGATAGCGAACCTTTAGCAGTCCTTAATGAAACCTTCTCAGACTTACGTCACACACGTATTCTCGGCTTGAAGGGTTGGCAGAACCTCACTGTTCGTGGTGAACGCCCATTCTATGCATGGAAACAGAAGAATGCTGATCAGTCAGTTGTAGAGAACGAGGTAGCACAGATTTCTTTCTTGAAATATGGCGTTGAGGATAGACGTGAGCATGAAAGCTGGCTCATATCTCCAACTCTATCTTATAAGAATGCGCAAAGTAAGGATTTGACTTTCAGTTTGATGTATCGTAATCAGACTACAAATGGAGAAGAACTATTTGGTTTTTATATCATCACAGAGAAGGATGGTAAGGCTACACCTTACTTCTTAGACATATCTGAATATGTCCCAGCAGGGGTTAAGTTGGAGTCTGATATGTGGTTTGATTATCGTATTGACCTTTCGAAGGTAGAAGGTCTTACTATCGAGGATAAGTTCCACGTGGCATTTTCTTACTATAGTCCAGTGGGAGGTAATGCAACTTCTTTGAACTTTATGCTTGATGATGTAACCTTCGGGCGTACTGATCTTCCTGAATTAAGTGTTGATAATGACTTCATTCAGTTTGTATTCCGTCCAGGACAAGAGATGACACCTCAGCCACTTAATATATATAGTAATCGTACAACGGCACCTGTAACAATTACCTTGGCACCTTCTACTCAGAAGAAGTATTTTAAGCTTTCAAGTGAGAAGTTGCCTCTTGAAGGTGGTGCGCTTGCTGTTGGTTTCAAGAGTAATGACTCAAAGACGCACGCTGCAGCACTGCTTGTCCAGACGCGTGGGGCAGAACCTATCATCGTGAAGCTACTCGCGCAGCCTATCACAGCAGGTATCAGCAATGTTGCTGGTGGTGACGAAGATGCATTGTTACCAGTTGTTAGCGGTTCAGAACTGACCGTTAATGGTAAGTATCAGAAGTATCAGCTTTTCTCAACAGACGGTAGTCTCTTGCAGCAAGGCGGTTATCAGCAGCGTATTGATTTGTCTGGTGTTCAGCCAAAGGTTTTCATCTTGAAGCTTAGCACCGATGAAGGCGTAAAGTCTTTCACCTTAAAGCGTTAA
- a CDS encoding Hsp20/alpha crystallin family protein translates to MYRNSWLPEVFNDFLNTANMPKANPTAPAINVLESEKDYIVELAAPGLSKEDFDVNINSDGDLTIKLEKKAEENEQKAHYLRREFAYSKYEQTLILPDDVQKDAIAARVANGVLTITLPKIQVEEQKIARQITVG, encoded by the coding sequence ATGTATAGAAATTCATGGTTACCAGAGGTTTTCAATGATTTTTTGAACACAGCAAATATGCCTAAGGCAAATCCAACCGCACCAGCTATCAATGTACTGGAGTCTGAAAAGGATTATATAGTAGAGCTTGCAGCACCGGGCCTGAGCAAGGAGGACTTCGATGTGAATATCAACAGCGATGGCGATTTGACCATCAAGTTGGAAAAGAAAGCTGAGGAGAACGAGCAGAAGGCTCACTACCTCCGTCGCGAGTTCGCATACAGCAAGTATGAGCAGACACTGATTTTACCAGATGATGTTCAGAAGGACGCTATCGCTGCACGTGTAGCAAATGGAGTGCTTACCATTACCTTGCCTAAGATTCAAGTTGAGGAGCAGAAGATTGCACGCCAGATTACAGTAGGCTAA
- a CDS encoding DUF4846 domain-containing protein — MKTSHTIPIILAAFLLSCTGKSNGQPQQPTKKAVVEQPHTAKQQRLAPPPGYEKVKLTEGTFGSFLRNLPLKPAGSDLHYYNGSIKRRNYAGAVVDIDFGHGEAEQCADAVIYLRALWLWQTKQYDKIHFNFTNGFRADYARWAKGERIHIDKKTWRCWYSKDTAADYSYKTFRKYLNLVFTYAGTASLEKELTTITDKELQVGDMIINGGHPGHTVIVVDKAVNKKGEAVYLLAQGYTPAQEIEIFNQWFSINPQIKYLDTPDWYFRGNYAKRF; from the coding sequence ATTAAGACAAGCCATACAATCCCCATAATATTAGCTGCATTCCTTCTCTCTTGTACAGGGAAGAGCAACGGACAGCCGCAGCAGCCCACAAAGAAAGCTGTTGTTGAACAACCGCACACTGCCAAACAACAACGTTTAGCACCTCCCCCCGGCTACGAAAAAGTAAAGCTGACAGAGGGAACGTTCGGTTCATTCCTACGGAATTTACCCCTAAAGCCTGCTGGGAGCGACTTACATTATTATAATGGTAGCATCAAACGGCGAAATTATGCTGGTGCGGTCGTAGACATTGACTTTGGCCATGGAGAAGCAGAGCAGTGTGCCGACGCTGTTATCTACCTCAGAGCCTTATGGCTTTGGCAGACAAAGCAGTATGACAAGATTCACTTCAACTTTACCAATGGTTTTCGAGCAGATTACGCTCGTTGGGCAAAAGGTGAACGCATACACATTGACAAGAAGACATGGCGGTGCTGGTATAGCAAGGACACAGCAGCAGACTATTCTTACAAGACATTCCGTAAGTATTTAAATCTCGTCTTCACGTATGCAGGAACAGCCTCACTTGAGAAGGAGTTAACTACTATTACAGACAAAGAACTGCAGGTTGGCGATATGATTATCAATGGAGGCCACCCCGGACATACTGTCATTGTTGTAGACAAAGCCGTCAACAAGAAAGGAGAGGCTGTCTACCTACTTGCACAAGGCTATACACCAGCACAAGAAATTGAGATTTTTAACCAATGGTTCAGTATTAATCCACAGATTAAATACCTTGACACTCCAGACTGGTATTTCCGTGGGAATTATGCAAAACGCTTTTAG
- a CDS encoding DUF5606 domain-containing protein, which translates to MLQTILSIAGKPGLYKLVSRGKMNLIVESLDETHKRQPAFGTDRVTSLADIAMFTESDDVPLGEVLAKLRDKEEGKVASLNWRKASAKELQNYFAEVLPDFDRDRVHTSDIKKLLQWYEILVKAGITNFEEDMKPTEGDNIDDRL; encoded by the coding sequence ATGTTACAGACAATCCTTTCAATCGCAGGTAAGCCAGGTCTTTATAAGCTGGTAAGCCGTGGTAAAATGAATCTTATTGTTGAGTCGCTTGATGAAACTCACAAGCGTCAGCCTGCATTCGGCACAGACCGTGTGACGAGTCTTGCTGATATTGCAATGTTCACTGAGTCTGATGATGTTCCATTGGGTGAGGTGTTGGCAAAGTTGCGTGACAAGGAAGAGGGCAAGGTGGCTTCTCTGAACTGGCGTAAGGCTTCAGCTAAAGAGTTGCAGAACTACTTTGCAGAGGTTCTTCCTGACTTCGACCGTGACCGTGTACATACAAGCGATATCAAGAAACTCCTTCAGTGGTATGAAATCCTCGTTAAGGCTGGTATTACCAACTTCGAAGAGGATATGAAGCCAACAGAGGGTGATAACATTGATGACAGATTGTAA
- the coaE gene encoding dephospho-CoA kinase (Dephospho-CoA kinase (CoaE) performs the final step in coenzyme A biosynthesis.) has protein sequence MIVALTGGIGSGKSYVCKLLAERGISVYDCDAHAKELMRTSQPLQQELSALVGEDVFRDGVLQKAILAAYLLQSEAHVQAVNAVIHPAVAHDFEQSDQSWLESAILFDSGFDKRTHIDKVVCVTAPEEVRISRVMARDGISKEKTLEWMACQLPQEEVLRRSDYEIINDGIRPLAPQVDHLLSVISE, from the coding sequence ATGATAGTAGCGTTGACTGGTGGTATTGGCAGTGGAAAGTCTTACGTCTGTAAGCTTCTTGCTGAGCGTGGAATCTCTGTTTACGATTGTGATGCGCACGCAAAGGAATTGATGCGCACCTCTCAACCACTACAACAAGAACTTTCTGCACTTGTCGGTGAGGATGTCTTCCGTGATGGTGTCTTACAGAAAGCCATTCTTGCTGCCTATCTCCTACAGAGTGAGGCACATGTGCAAGCTGTCAATGCTGTGATACATCCTGCTGTAGCTCATGATTTTGAGCAGTCGGATCAATCTTGGCTTGAGAGTGCAATACTCTTTGATAGTGGTTTTGACAAGCGTACTCATATAGATAAGGTAGTATGCGTTACGGCTCCAGAAGAAGTACGTATTAGTCGTGTGATGGCACGTGATGGTATTAGTAAGGAAAAGACCCTTGAGTGGATGGCGTGTCAACTACCGCAAGAGGAAGTATTAAGACGTAGTGATTATGAAATCATCAACGATGGTATACGCCCTCTCGCTCCGCAGGTAGACCATTTGCTTTCCGTTATTTCAGAATAA
- a CDS encoding CdaR family protein has protein sequence MKTSKSLHTFSTFRNFLLRIFNKEFLIFLFFLVLSGGFWLIMTLNETYEREFSIPLRMTGVPRNVVITSDLDSVVRFTVRDKGYMIAYYALDDTFRSIYVDYKTYSDGRSKGDVPIADLQRQIYLQLSKSSKIASVKAGKFSFSFNFGRHKKVPVRLLGTVTPGDNYYLARVDFTPDSVQVYAARNVLDSIQTVYTERQQITNFTDVKELTVDLRKFTNAKCVPSRVKMKLYPDVLTEETVEVPIEAINMPDNKVMRTFPSKVKVKFVVGAYRMRSMPKNAETKELLPIGFRVVVNYEEIEKSNKEKCPVYVISSPNGVRNVRPEVNMVDYLIEQR, from the coding sequence ATGAAAACAAGCAAATCGCTTCATACATTCAGTACCTTCAGGAACTTCTTGTTGAGGATATTCAACAAGGAGTTTCTGATTTTTTTGTTTTTCTTGGTATTGAGTGGAGGGTTCTGGTTGATAATGACACTGAACGAAACCTATGAGCGTGAGTTCAGTATACCACTTCGCATGACGGGTGTTCCTCGTAATGTGGTTATTACCAGTGACCTTGATTCTGTTGTCCGCTTTACAGTGCGTGATAAGGGATATATGATTGCGTATTATGCTCTTGACGATACTTTTCGCTCTATCTACGTTGATTACAAAACTTACAGTGACGGACGAAGTAAGGGAGATGTACCCATTGCAGACCTTCAACGTCAGATTTACCTTCAACTGTCAAAGAGTTCAAAGATTGCTTCTGTTAAGGCTGGCAAGTTCTCTTTCTCTTTCAACTTCGGGCGTCATAAAAAGGTACCTGTACGCCTTTTGGGAACAGTAACACCCGGTGATAACTATTATCTTGCTCGTGTTGACTTTACTCCAGATAGCGTTCAGGTTTATGCAGCTCGAAACGTGTTGGATAGTATTCAAACAGTCTATACAGAGCGACAGCAGATTACCAACTTTACAGATGTCAAGGAGTTGACAGTAGACCTACGTAAGTTTACGAATGCCAAGTGTGTTCCTTCCAGAGTGAAGATGAAACTCTATCCAGACGTACTTACTGAGGAGACTGTTGAGGTTCCTATTGAAGCTATCAATATGCCTGACAATAAGGTGATGCGTACCTTTCCAAGCAAGGTAAAAGTGAAGTTTGTGGTAGGTGCCTATCGTATGCGTTCGATGCCAAAGAATGCGGAGACAAAGGAACTTCTCCCTATAGGCTTCCGTGTTGTAGTCAACTACGAAGAGATAGAGAAGAGTAATAAGGAAAAATGTCCTGTCTATGTGATTAGTTCTCCTAATGGTGTACGCAACGTACGCCCCGAAGTAAACATGGTTGATTATCTCATAGAGCAGCGATGA
- the yajC gene encoding preprotein translocase subunit YajC, translating to MNTTFILAAQAAGQGSPMPMIIMMVAIFAIMWFFMIRPQQKKQKEIRAFQNALSAGDSVVTGGGIYGTVKHIDMTTNKVEVEIARGVVITVDKNYVFANVQASQQGQTK from the coding sequence ATGAATACAACATTTATCCTCGCAGCACAGGCTGCAGGTCAGGGCAGCCCAATGCCTATGATTATCATGATGGTAGCTATCTTTGCCATCATGTGGTTTTTCATGATTCGTCCACAGCAGAAGAAGCAGAAGGAGATTCGTGCTTTCCAGAATGCCCTCTCAGCAGGTGATTCTGTTGTTACTGGTGGTGGAATCTATGGAACAGTTAAGCATATCGATATGACAACCAATAAGGTTGAAGTTGAGATTGCACGTGGTGTTGTTATCACTGTGGATAAGAACTACGTATTTGCAAACGTACAGGCTTCTCAGCAAGGTCAGACTAAGTAA
- the nusB gene encoding transcription antitermination factor NusB — protein MINRELIRIKIVQLTYAYYQNGNRNMDNAEKELLFSLAKAYDLYNYLLALIVSITQEERHRVEIAATRANREGTETPSARFANNKFAVQLEENKQLNLFMESQKRRWEDDMEAVRKLCDQIEQSTIYQEYMASDDDSYEADREVWRKIYRTLIQENPELDAILEEKSLYWNDDKEVVDTFVIKTIKRFDPANGADQELLPEYRDEEDRDFALKLFRSTILNADDYQRYMSESSRNWDFSRLAYMDVVIMQIAIAEMLTFPNIPVTVTINEYVDLAKLYSTPRSGGYINGMLDTIARHLIQIGKMMKTMPEPRQQRPRNERQDERAPRREGRRPTIAQTSAQRVAYRQQQATNQAENKE, from the coding sequence ATGATCAATAGGGAATTAATAAGAATTAAGATTGTCCAGTTAACCTATGCATACTATCAGAACGGTAACAGGAATATGGACAATGCTGAGAAGGAACTTCTTTTCAGCTTGGCGAAAGCGTATGACCTCTACAATTACCTCTTGGCCTTAATCGTATCAATCACGCAAGAGGAGCGCCATCGCGTGGAGATTGCTGCAACTCGTGCTAATCGTGAAGGGACAGAGACTCCCTCGGCTCGTTTTGCAAACAATAAGTTCGCTGTTCAGTTGGAGGAAAACAAGCAGCTAAATCTTTTCATGGAATCACAGAAACGTCGTTGGGAAGATGATATGGAGGCTGTGCGTAAACTCTGTGATCAGATAGAACAAAGCACTATCTACCAAGAATACATGGCGAGTGATGATGATTCATACGAGGCAGACCGTGAGGTGTGGCGTAAGATTTATCGTACACTCATACAAGAGAATCCTGAATTGGATGCTATCTTGGAGGAGAAGAGTCTTTATTGGAATGATGACAAGGAGGTTGTTGATACCTTCGTTATCAAGACTATCAAACGATTCGACCCTGCTAACGGTGCTGATCAGGAACTTCTGCCAGAATATCGTGACGAGGAGGACCGTGATTTTGCGCTCAAACTCTTCCGCTCAACAATCCTTAATGCTGATGACTATCAGCGTTATATGAGTGAGTCAAGCCGCAACTGGGACTTCTCTCGTTTAGCTTATATGGATGTTGTCATCATGCAGATAGCTATTGCTGAGATGCTTACATTCCCTAATATCCCAGTAACGGTAACTATCAATGAGTATGTTGACTTGGCTAAGTTGTATAGTACACCGAGAAGTGGTGGATATATCAACGGTATGTTGGATACGATTGCACGTCATCTCATACAGATTGGTAAGATGATGAAGACAATGCCAGAGCCTCGTCAACAGCGTCCTCGTAATGAACGCCAAGACGAAAGAGCACCTCGTCGTGAGGGACGTCGCCCAACGATTGCGCAGACTTCTGCTCAGCGTGTGGCTTATCGTCAGCAACAAGCGACTAATCAAGCGGAGAATAAGGAATAA
- a CDS encoding 50S ribosomal protein L25/general stress protein Ctc, protein MKQIKVTGQKRTDLGKKASKQLRKEGLIPCNLYGEAQQDGKPVAFSFTAPMSELRKLVYTPHIYVVDLVIDGEARKAVLKELQFHPVTDALLHVDFYEVNEQKPIVMGVPVKLVGLAQGVRDGGRMNMSIRKINVKAPYTQIPEHLDINVTELRLGKSIKVGELSFEGLELVTPKEVVVCSIKATRNSIQAAQAAAAAQ, encoded by the coding sequence ATGAAACAAATTAAAGTAACAGGTCAGAAGCGTACAGACCTTGGAAAGAAAGCTTCTAAGCAGCTCCGTAAGGAGGGTTTGATTCCATGTAACCTCTATGGTGAGGCACAGCAGGATGGCAAGCCAGTAGCATTCTCATTCACAGCTCCTATGTCAGAGTTACGTAAGTTGGTTTACACTCCACACATCTACGTTGTTGACTTGGTTATCGATGGTGAGGCTCGCAAGGCAGTTCTTAAGGAGCTCCAGTTCCACCCAGTAACAGACGCTCTTCTTCACGTAGACTTCTATGAGGTTAACGAGCAGAAGCCAATCGTTATGGGTGTACCTGTTAAGCTCGTTGGCTTGGCACAGGGTGTTCGCGATGGTGGTCGTATGAACATGTCTATCCGTAAGATTAACGTTAAGGCTCCTTACACTCAGATTCCTGAGCACCTCGATATCAATGTTACTGAGCTTCGTCTTGGTAAGAGTATCAAGGTTGGTGAGTTGAGCTTCGAGGGTCTTGAGTTGGTAACTCCAAAGGAGGTTGTAGTTTGCTCTATCAAGGCTACACGTAACTCTATCCAGGCTGCGCAGGCTGCTGCTGCTGCTCAGTAA
- the pth gene encoding aminoacyl-tRNA hydrolase, giving the protein MDKYLICGLGNPGYEYEGTRHNTGFMVLDAFAKASNIVFEDKRYGFVAETTIKGRKIILLKPTTFMNLSGNAVRYWLNKENIDQSRLLVISDDVALPLGAFRLKGNGSNGGHNGLGHIQQLIGQNYARLRMGVGNDYPRGGQVDWVLGRYSDEEIKELQPAIDLAVDIIKSFALAGIDITMNQFNKLGKK; this is encoded by the coding sequence TTGGACAAGTATTTGATTTGTGGATTGGGTAACCCTGGCTATGAATACGAGGGAACCAGACACAATACAGGATTTATGGTATTGGACGCTTTCGCTAAAGCGTCCAATATTGTTTTTGAGGATAAGCGTTATGGCTTCGTTGCAGAGACAACGATCAAGGGCCGCAAGATTATTCTTCTGAAGCCTACGACATTCATGAATCTATCAGGAAATGCCGTGCGTTACTGGCTTAACAAGGAGAATATCGACCAAAGCCGACTCTTGGTTATCTCTGATGATGTTGCCCTTCCATTAGGTGCTTTCCGCTTGAAAGGAAATGGATCAAATGGTGGTCACAACGGACTTGGCCATATCCAGCAACTCATCGGACAGAACTATGCACGTCTACGTATGGGTGTTGGTAATGACTATCCACGTGGCGGACAAGTCGACTGGGTATTGGGTCGCTACTCTGACGAGGAGATAAAAGAACTTCAACCAGCTATCGACTTAGCCGTAGACATCATCAAGAGTTTTGCACTTGCTGGTATCGACATTACGATGAACCAGTTTAACAAACTCGGTAAGAAGTAA
- a CDS encoding RNA-binding S4 domain-containing protein translates to MNDIARIDKWLWAARIYKTRSIAADACKNGRVTIKGINVKPSHTIKAGEVVSVKKSPITYSFKVLKPIEQRVGAKLIPEVYENVTDAKQYELLEMSRISGFVDRARGTGRPTKKDRRQMDAFVDPALFGFDEDDDEDETF, encoded by the coding sequence ATGAACGATATTGCAAGAATTGACAAATGGCTATGGGCTGCCCGCATCTATAAGACCCGCTCCATTGCTGCAGACGCCTGCAAGAATGGTCGTGTCACGATAAAAGGTATCAACGTAAAACCTTCTCACACCATCAAGGCGGGCGAAGTGGTGAGTGTTAAGAAGTCGCCAATCACCTATTCGTTCAAGGTTCTCAAACCGATTGAACAGCGTGTTGGTGCAAAACTCATCCCTGAAGTCTATGAGAATGTGACTGATGCTAAGCAGTATGAACTCTTAGAGATGAGCCGAATCAGTGGTTTCGTTGACAGAGCACGTGGTACAGGACGCCCAACAAAGAAGGACCGCCGTCAGATGGATGCCTTTGTCGACCCTGCCCTATTTGGTTTTGATGAGGACGATGATGAGGATGAAACATTCTAA